The Candidatus Sulfotelmatobacter sp. DNA segment CGGCGCGCACGAGGAAGCACTGGCCGACTACATCGCCGCCGCCGACTTCGTGCGCGCCCAAGCCCACATCGACGCGCTGCCGGAGAGCGCCGTCGACGAAGCGATCCCCGAAGAACAGCAGCTGATCGCGCGCCTCAGCCCCGACGTCGACGCCGGCGAGGCGCTCGGCCAAGCCTACTGGCGCCTGGGCGTCCTCGAAGCCACCCAAGGCTATCACGACGTCGCGCACCGCGCCGCGCACTGGCGCGACGCGCAGCGCGCCTACGAGCTGGCGCTGAGCGAAGCGCCCAACGACGAGACGTACTTGCTCGCCGCCGCCTACCAAGAGCTGGCCAACGGCGACACCGCGGCGGGCCGCGCGCACGACGAGCGCGCGCTGCAAGTCGACCCCGCCAGCGCTCCCGCCTACGGCGGCCTCGCCTTCGCCGCCGTCGCCGACGGCGACTGCGCGAGCGCGCGCGCGGACGCGGCGCGCTCGAGCGCGCTCGCCCCCAACGCCGCGCCGTTGACCGACAACCCGACCTTCGGCGCCAAACTCGCCGCCTGCCTGACGAAGTGATCGTCGCCCTCGACACCCAGCTCACCGTCGGCACCGCGACCGGCGCGGGCGTCTACGCCCGCGACCTGGCAAACGCGCTGCGCGCGCTCGGCGTCGACGTGCGCGAGCTGCGCGCCCCGCACCTGAACCCCTGGCGCTTCGACCGCAGGGTCATCTGGGACCAGCTCCTGCTCTCCATCGAAGCCGCCCGCGCCCACGCCGACGTCCTGCACGCCACCAGCGGCACGATGCCGATTATCCACACGCTGCCAACCGTCGTCACCGTCCACGACCTCGCCTGGCACCGCGTCCAACACCACACGCGCGCCTACGCCCGCGCCTACTTCGCCACGCTCCAAGCGCGGTTATACAAACACGCCGCCGCCATCATCACCGACAGCCACTTCACCGCCACCGAATACAAAACGCTGATCGACCCCAACGCAACGCTCGACGTCGTCTATCCCGGCGTCGACGAGCGCTTCGCCGCAATCGAGCGGAAACCAACGGATCCACCCTTCGCGCTCGTCGTCGGCACCGTCGAAGCGCGAAAAAACCTCAAGGTCCTGGTCAAAGCCCTACCCACGATCCCCGACCTGCGCATCGTCTCCGTCGGCCCCCCAACGCCTTACGCCGACGAAGTAAAAAAACGAGCTGAAGAGCTCGGCGTCACGCACCGCCTCGACCTACGCGGCTACATCCCGCGCAACGCACTCGACGAACTCTACGCAACCGCATCCCTCGCCCTCATCCCCTCCCGCTACGAAGGTTTCGGCTAC contains these protein-coding regions:
- a CDS encoding glycosyltransferase gives rise to the protein MIVALDTQLTVGTATGAGVYARDLANALRALGVDVRELRAPHLNPWRFDRRVIWDQLLLSIEAARAHADVLHATSGTMPIIHTLPTVVTVHDLAWHRVQHHTRAYARAYFATLQARLYKHAAAIITDSHFTATEYKTLIDPNATLDVVYPGVDERFAAIERKPTDPPFALVVGTVEARKNLKVLVKALPTIPDLRIVSVGPPTPYADEVKKRAEELGVTHRLDLRGYIPRNALDELYATASLALIPSRYEGFGYALAEAMCAGLPAIAADTSSLRELATMFPEAEIPLIPPNDESAWSTTITTLLSTRDAAQRRATALRTPAQQAFSWLSAATATQEIYQRTRR